The following coding sequences lie in one Sorex araneus isolate mSorAra2 chromosome 4, mSorAra2.pri, whole genome shotgun sequence genomic window:
- the LAMTOR4 gene encoding ragulator complex protein LAMTOR4 isoform X1, with product MTSALTQGLERIPDQLGYLVLSEGAVLASSGDLENDEQAASAISELVSTACGFRLHHGMNVPFKRLSVVFGEHTLLVTVSGQRVFVVKRQNRGREPIDV from the exons ATG ACTTCTGCACTgacccagggactggagcgaatCCCAGACCAGCTGGGCTATCTGGTGCTGAGCGAAGGCGCAGTGCTGGCG TCGTCTGGAGACCTGGAGAATGACGAGCAGGCGGCCAGTGCCATCTCGGAGCTGGTCAGCACGGCCTGTGGGTTCCGGCTACACCACGGCATGAACGTCCCCTTCAAGCGCCTGTCCG tgGTCTTCGGGGAACACACGCTACTGGTGACCGTGTCGGGCCAGAGGGTCTTTGTGGTGAAGAGGCAGAACCGAGGCCGAGAGCCCATCGACGTGTAA
- the TRAPPC14 gene encoding trafficking protein particle complex subunit 14 encodes MESQCDYAMYFPAVPLPPRAELAGDPGRYRALPRRNHLYLGETVRFLLVLRCRGGAGADLGARGAWAELASALAALASVSAGGAGEPEAEPPGAGDPGGGALFRGCSPLLTHGPGPAASGAASTLPVEEPIVSPDEVIFPLTVSLDRLPPGTPKAKIVVTVWKREVEAPEVRDQGYLRLLQTRSPGETFRGEQSAFKAQVSTLLTLLPPPVLKCRQFTVAGKHLTVLKVLNSSSQEEISIWDVRILPNFNASYLPVMPDGSVLLVDNVCHQSGDVSMGSFCRLPGTSGRFPCPLSALEEHNFLFQLRGGEQPPPGAKEGLEVPLIAVLQWSTPKLPFTQSIYTHYRLPSIRLDRPCFVMTASCESPVRTYERFTVTYTLLNNLQDFLAVRLVWTPEHAQAGKQLSEEERRAMQAALDAVVCHTPLSNLGFSRKGSALTVSVAFRALRAGLFELSQHMKLKLQFTASVSHPPPEARPLSRKSSPSSPAVRDLVDRHQASLGRSQSFSHQQPSRSHLMRSGSVMERRAITPPVASPVGRPLYLPPDKAVLSLDKIAKRECKVLVVEPVK; translated from the exons ATGGAGTCCCAGTGCGACTATGCCATGTACTTCCCGGCCGTGCCGCTGCCGCCGCGCGCCGAGCTGGCGGGCGACCCGGGCCGGTACCGGGCGCTGCCGCGGCGGAACCACCTCTACCTGGGCGAGACGGTCCGCTTCCTGCTGGTGCTGCGCTGCCGCGGCGGCGCCGGCGCCGACTTGGGCGCCCGCGGGGCCTGGGCCGAGCTGGCCAGCGCCCTGGCCGCCCTGGCCTCGGTCAGCGCAGGCGGCGCCGGCGAGCCGGAGGCCGAGCCCCCCGGGGCCGGGGACCCCGGCGGGGGAGCGTTGTTTCGCGGTTGCAGCCCCCTGCTCACCCACGGCCCTGGCCCGGCCGCCTCGGGGGCAGCGAGCACG CTGCCGGTGGAGGAGCCGATCGTGTCCCCGGACGAGGTCATTTTCCCGCTCACCGTTTCCCTGGACAGGCTGCCCCCCGGGACGCCCAAGGCCAAG ATCGTCGTGACGGTGTGGAAGCGGGAGGTCGAGGCACCCGAGGTCAGAGACCAAGGCTACCTGCGCTTGCTGCAGACCCGCTCTCCTGGGGAGACCTTCCGGGGGGAGCAGAGCGCTTTTAAGGcccaag TGAGCACTCTGCTGACGCTGCTGCCGCCTCCCGTTCTGAAATGCCGCCAGTTCACTGTGGCCGGAAAACACTTGACCGTGCTCAAGG TGCTGAACAGCTCCTCCCAGGAGGAGATCTCCATCTGGGACGTCCGCATCCTTCCCAACTTCAATGCCAGTTACCTCCCCGTCATGCCCGACGGCTCCGTGCTGCTGGTGGACAATGTCTG TCACCAATCTGGGGACGTCTCCATGGGCTCCTTCTGTCGGCTCCCTGGgacctccggccgcttcccctgCCCACTTAGTGCCCTGGAGGAACACAACTTCCTGTTTCAGCTAAGAGGGGGTGAGCAGCCCCCTCCAGGGGCCAAGGAG GGCCTGGAAGTCCCCCTGATTGCTGTGCTTCAGTGGTCCACCCCGAAACTACCCTTCACCCAGAGCATCTACACCCACTACCG CCTGCCCAGCATCCGCCTGGACCGCCCGTGCTTTGTGATGACCGCTTCCTGTGAGTCCCCTGTCCGGACCTATGAGCGCTTCACCGTCACCTATACGCTGCTCAACAATCTCCAGGACTTTCTGGCCGTGAGGCTCGTGTGGACCCCCGAGCACGCCCAGGCTG GGAAGCAGCTGAGTGAGGAGGAGCGTCGCGCCATGCAGGCGGCCCTGGACGCCGTGGTGTGCCACACGCCCCTCAGCAACCTGGGCTTCTCCCGGAAGGGCAGCGCGCTGACCGTCAGCGTGGCCTTCCGGGCTCTGCGGGCCGGGCTCTTTGAG CTGAGCCAGCACATGAAGCTGAAGCTGCAGTTCACGGCCAGCgtgtcccacccaccccccgagGCCCGGCCCCTGTCGCGCAAgagcagccccagcagccccgcgGTCCGCGACCTGGTGGACAGGCACCAGGCCAGCCTGGGCCGCTCCCAGTCCTTCTCCCACCAGCAGCCGTCCCGCAGCCACCTCATGAG GTCGGGCAGCGTCATGGAGCGCCGGGCCATCACGCCGCCCGTGGCCTCGCCCGTGGGCCGCCCCCTCTACCTGCCCCCCGACAAGGCCGTGCTCTCTCTGGACAAGATCGCCAAGCGCGAGTGCAAGGTCCTGGTGGTGGAGCCCGTCAAGTAG